In one window of Tellurirhabdus rosea DNA:
- a CDS encoding T9SS type B sorting domain-containing protein: protein MTTQEAVVKNLFTQPGQYLVSLVRTVNGVAQAPVDTTIQIDMPPPAFQNWRNDTMICQQQSIVLDPYPQGKPAGAKFLWYPKGDTTQTLTVDSSGCYSVQVIMPNGCTYEDKINVKVCGEQPQSQGAKWYFGNNAGLDFSGGGSPRPIDDSKINTPEGTSSISNSKGKLQFYTDGIVIYDRDGNRMRFLNPADSGSLGGSPNSSQSALIVPQPVCKGCEYLYHVYTTSDIQGTKTLTYSVVDMRRNGGKGMVVQRNVPLAPVSSERLASVRNDRDTTYWVLTRDFGNNTFRVYHMTPAGLSDPRTYQLGPEQTDPAQGEGYLKIGPADTSGNGNRPVAMVVPGPPNNYVELYTFNDSTGTLTAGPRVDLGPVPPYAYGVEFSPNGQKMYISYRKGDGPGADTTASMIISYDISRNDAQAITDSRSVLDSTRTREYGALQIGSDGRIYVAIKDGSSLGVIDNPNDEVLAGATFTPNGVSLGGKTSQLGLPSFVANFNEPSNSPAFSYADTCAGEPTTFSTSPRCDPLKDQYVWNYGDNTAPVSTTANQVQHTYQQPGRYTVSLKITTLRSDGSVCKDTLISQQIQIVRKPDEIDLGADFDSCRTSVTLDAGVDATEYYWYRNRRLLRGQTGRTLTVFTPGAAGSNGVTPGQFIVIAANGGCYQTDTINVILRRPPAFSLGPDTTFCAKSSVVLSARGASWESYQWSNGQTTRDITVNQVGTYSVLVKNAQGCENRDTIRVASRPSPVVTGLQRTPPSSCTVADGTISLTVTGARRFDWTTSTGAPAGAPSDTTNTIRNLANGLYRVRITGQNSCVTDTSFQLQSDTTGFVNLGPDRGRCIGDTALLQSLTRRQQGDVFLWSTGATTPTLEVRQPGTYRLTIVNQISGCRGSDEVTISFISRPEVEVGPPIDVCTNQRTFRLTGQTPVGGVWSGRGVDSTGRFTPADSLIGTTPLVLTYTVNQAGCVNTDRKVIFLQRPPTISLGPDTTLCPTPDLQLRVNAGNTATYQWSNGSTTASIRPQASGPYSVTALVGACSVSDTVQITFKPLPLYTLTTPVPLCVGDNQIATVRVTPTTNSQRLTYLWRNANETTPSITVSRIGDYAVAITNDVGCTAQDTAQVLDLCEPRVVVPDAFTPNGDGSNDFLDIFHAYVVEFELKIYNRWGEVIFVSRDPEQKWDGMYRGEKYPPMVYAYTVSYKSFYYPERPPVLRRGSVLLIR from the coding sequence GTGACAACCCAGGAAGCGGTTGTAAAAAACCTGTTTACGCAGCCCGGCCAGTATCTGGTGAGCCTGGTCCGGACCGTGAACGGCGTGGCCCAGGCGCCCGTCGATACGACTATTCAGATTGACATGCCTCCCCCGGCTTTTCAGAACTGGCGGAACGATACGATGATCTGTCAGCAGCAGAGCATTGTCCTCGATCCGTATCCGCAGGGCAAACCGGCCGGAGCCAAGTTTCTTTGGTATCCCAAAGGCGACACCACCCAAACGCTTACCGTAGACAGTTCCGGCTGTTATTCCGTGCAGGTGATTATGCCCAACGGGTGTACGTACGAAGACAAGATCAACGTAAAAGTCTGCGGTGAACAGCCGCAGTCGCAGGGCGCCAAGTGGTATTTCGGGAACAATGCCGGGCTGGATTTCTCCGGCGGTGGCTCGCCCCGTCCCATCGACGATTCGAAAATCAACACGCCGGAAGGGACCTCCTCGATCTCCAACAGCAAGGGAAAACTGCAGTTCTACACCGACGGGATCGTGATTTACGACCGGGACGGCAACCGCATGCGCTTCCTGAATCCGGCGGATTCGGGCAGTCTGGGCGGTAGTCCCAACTCGTCTCAATCGGCCCTGATTGTTCCCCAGCCCGTTTGTAAAGGTTGCGAATATCTATACCACGTCTATACCACCTCGGACATTCAGGGAACCAAGACGCTGACGTACTCCGTCGTGGACATGCGCCGAAACGGGGGCAAAGGGATGGTCGTTCAGCGGAATGTTCCGCTGGCTCCGGTCAGCTCCGAACGTCTGGCTTCCGTGCGCAACGACCGTGACACGACCTACTGGGTGCTGACGCGGGATTTTGGAAACAACACTTTCCGGGTCTACCACATGACGCCCGCTGGCCTGTCGGACCCCCGAACCTATCAGTTAGGACCCGAACAAACCGATCCGGCGCAGGGCGAAGGGTATCTGAAAATCGGCCCGGCCGACACGTCGGGCAACGGGAACCGTCCGGTAGCGATGGTTGTGCCGGGGCCGCCCAACAATTACGTTGAATTATATACGTTCAACGATTCGACGGGTACGCTCACGGCCGGTCCCCGGGTCGATCTCGGGCCGGTCCCGCCCTATGCCTACGGCGTTGAATTCTCGCCGAACGGGCAGAAGATGTACATCTCTTACCGCAAAGGAGACGGGCCGGGCGCCGATACAACGGCTTCCATGATTATCAGTTACGACATAAGTCGAAATGATGCCCAGGCCATCACCGATTCGCGCTCCGTGCTCGACAGCACCCGAACCCGGGAATACGGGGCGCTGCAAATCGGTTCGGACGGGCGAATTTACGTTGCTATTAAGGACGGCAGTTCGCTGGGCGTAATCGATAATCCAAACGATGAAGTGCTGGCCGGGGCGACCTTTACGCCCAACGGCGTCAGTCTGGGCGGGAAGACCAGCCAGTTGGGACTACCCAGTTTTGTGGCAAACTTCAATGAACCGTCCAACAGTCCGGCTTTCAGTTATGCCGATACCTGCGCCGGGGAGCCAACGACCTTCTCGACTTCTCCCCGTTGCGACCCTCTGAAAGACCAGTACGTCTGGAATTACGGCGACAACACCGCTCCCGTATCAACCACGGCCAATCAGGTGCAGCATACTTACCAGCAGCCGGGCCGCTATACGGTTAGCCTCAAAATTACCACCCTGCGTTCGGACGGCAGCGTTTGTAAAGACACGCTCATCAGCCAGCAAATCCAGATCGTGCGCAAACCGGACGAGATTGATCTTGGGGCGGATTTCGACAGTTGCCGGACCAGCGTTACGCTGGATGCAGGGGTAGACGCCACAGAATATTACTGGTACCGAAATCGAAGGTTGTTGAGGGGACAAACCGGGCGCACCCTGACCGTGTTTACTCCGGGGGCGGCAGGGTCCAACGGAGTAACTCCAGGGCAGTTTATCGTTATCGCGGCTAATGGCGGCTGTTATCAGACAGATACGATCAATGTCATTCTGCGTCGCCCGCCCGCCTTCAGTCTCGGTCCGGATACCACTTTTTGTGCCAAAAGCTCGGTAGTCCTGTCCGCTCGTGGTGCTTCCTGGGAAAGCTACCAGTGGAGTAACGGACAGACCACGCGCGACATTACGGTCAACCAGGTGGGTACCTATTCCGTATTGGTGAAAAATGCACAGGGCTGCGAAAACCGGGACACCATCCGGGTCGCTTCCCGCCCGTCGCCCGTCGTAACGGGCTTGCAGAGGACTCCGCCAAGCAGTTGCACCGTAGCCGACGGCACCATTAGCCTGACCGTAACCGGAGCCCGCCGCTTCGACTGGACAACCAGCACCGGAGCGCCCGCCGGAGCACCGTCGGATACGACGAACACCATCCGGAATCTCGCCAACGGACTTTACCGCGTCCGGATTACGGGCCAGAACAGTTGTGTGACCGATACCAGCTTCCAGTTGCAGTCCGACACCACGGGTTTTGTTAACCTCGGGCCGGATCGCGGGAGATGCATCGGGGATACCGCGCTTTTGCAATCCCTCACCCGACGACAGCAGGGCGACGTGTTCCTGTGGAGTACCGGCGCCACCACGCCTACGCTGGAGGTCCGACAGCCGGGTACGTACCGACTTACCATCGTCAACCAGATTTCGGGTTGCCGCGGCTCCGACGAAGTGACGATCTCGTTTATCTCAAGGCCGGAAGTGGAAGTAGGGCCGCCGATCGACGTCTGTACCAACCAGCGCACGTTCCGCCTCACCGGGCAGACGCCCGTCGGAGGGGTCTGGAGTGGCCGCGGCGTCGACAGTACGGGCCGATTCACGCCCGCCGACAGCCTGATCGGGACCACGCCGCTGGTACTGACGTACACGGTTAATCAGGCCGGTTGTGTCAATACCGACCGGAAGGTGATCTTCCTCCAGCGGCCGCCGACCATCAGCCTCGGCCCGGACACGACGCTCTGCCCGACGCCGGATCTGCAACTGCGGGTCAATGCCGGTAATACGGCTACCTACCAGTGGTCGAATGGCTCGACGACGGCCTCCATCCGTCCGCAGGCCTCCGGACCGTATTCCGTAACGGCGCTGGTGGGAGCCTGTTCGGTGAGCGATACCGTACAGATTACGTTCAAGCCGCTGCCGCTGTATACGCTGACAACCCCCGTTCCGCTTTGTGTGGGCGACAACCAGATTGCTACCGTCCGGGTCACGCCGACGACCAACAGCCAGCGTCTGACGTATCTGTGGCGTAATGCAAACGAAACGACGCCTTCCATCACGGTGAGCCGCATTGGTGACTATGCGGTGGCTATTACCAACGACGTCGGCTGTACGGCCCAGGATACGGCGCAGGTGCTGGACCTCTGCGAACCCCGGGTGGTGGTTCCGGATGCCTTTACACCCAACGGCGACGGCAGCAACGACTTCCTGGATATCTTCCACGCATACGTGGTCGAATTTGAGCTCAAAATCTATAATCGCTGGGGCGAAGTCATCTTTGTCTCCCGCGATCCGGAGCAGAAATGGGACGGCATGTACCGGGGCGAAAAGTACCCTCCGATGGTGTATGCCTACACGGTTTCGTACAAAAGTTTTTATTATCCGGAACGCCCGCCGGTGCTGCGCCGGGGCTCAGTTTTGCTGATTCGGTAA
- a CDS encoding PorP/SprF family type IX secretion system membrane protein — MLKRYGLILMGWLMLGVAQAQDPQFSQFYAAPLYLNPAFAGSALAPRVTLNYRNQWPAVTNYVTSMVGVDHHFEKYNSGVGLMLMNDNQGQGRLRSTEIAAQYSYQLQVGEASYLRLGVQGSYVNRTVNYFGLTFGDQYNNGGFTGSPTTDPVVVNGLPKVQYMDFATGGLLFSDWYWVGFAAHHINRPSQSFTAGDNTRLAMKGSLHMGLRIPILGFTGLADELDREKSFSPAINYRFQGKYDQLDLGAYLTYSPMVLGMWYRGIPLKKYAPDINNHDAAVVLVGYRQDNFSIGYSYDATISSLGLGSGGSHEISLSYTFENWPPRRASRPKNKRALSCPKF, encoded by the coding sequence ATGTTAAAACGTTACGGTCTGATCTTGATGGGATGGCTGATGCTGGGAGTTGCTCAGGCTCAGGACCCTCAATTCTCGCAGTTTTATGCAGCCCCACTTTATCTGAACCCCGCTTTTGCCGGTTCGGCGCTGGCTCCGCGCGTTACCCTTAATTACCGGAACCAGTGGCCCGCCGTCACCAATTACGTAACGTCGATGGTTGGCGTTGACCACCATTTCGAAAAATACAACAGCGGCGTCGGCCTGATGCTGATGAACGACAACCAGGGACAGGGTCGGCTGCGCTCGACGGAGATCGCCGCTCAGTACTCCTACCAGCTTCAGGTTGGCGAAGCGTCGTACCTCCGGCTGGGCGTTCAGGGGTCGTACGTCAACCGGACCGTCAATTACTTTGGGCTTACCTTCGGCGATCAATACAACAACGGCGGCTTTACCGGCAGCCCTACCACCGACCCCGTCGTGGTCAACGGGCTTCCCAAAGTTCAGTACATGGACTTTGCGACGGGCGGTCTGCTCTTCTCCGACTGGTACTGGGTTGGCTTCGCGGCGCACCACATCAACCGGCCCAGCCAATCGTTCACGGCCGGCGACAATACCCGTCTGGCCATGAAAGGCAGTCTGCACATGGGCCTACGCATTCCGATTCTGGGCTTTACGGGTCTGGCCGACGAGCTGGACCGCGAAAAATCGTTTTCTCCGGCCATCAACTACCGTTTTCAGGGAAAATACGACCAGCTGGACCTGGGCGCTTACCTGACCTATTCGCCGATGGTGCTGGGAATGTGGTACCGGGGAATCCCGCTGAAGAAGTACGCGCCGGACATCAACAACCACGACGCGGCCGTGGTGCTGGTCGGCTACCGGCAGGATAATTTTTCGATTGGCTACAGCTACGACGCTACCATTTCGTCCCTGGGGCTGGGAAGCGGCGGGTCACACGAGATTTCGCTTTCGTATACTTTCGAGAACTGGCCGCCCCGCCGCGCCAGCCGACCCAAGAACAAACGCGCGCTCTCCTGCCCGAAATTTTAA
- a CDS encoding aspartate kinase produces the protein MQVFKFGGASVKDAASVRNVSTIIRREPARKLVVVVSAMGKTTNALEELTWAYLRRDEEAQQRFWQQVRNYHESIMQELAAGEQGLDFGSVYDSFAAVEAILEDEPDANPDLVYDQLVSFGEVISTQIVNAYLNATGLDSIWVDARRLIRTDNSFREGNVRWDRTCTFIEQTLLDLLHGSVVITQGFVGGTTHGETTTLGREGSDYSAAIFAHCLNAKGVTIWKDVPGVLNADPKWFDETVLIEQLSYQDAIELAYYGATVIHPKTIKPLQNKNIPLWVRSFVNPDARGTVIGPFTDHLRVPSFIFKMDQMLISLHPRDFSFIAEDNLSRIFGVFADMGVRINLMQNTAISFSVSIDNKPDKVPALLERLKEDFRVTYNEGLELITIRYYDEATIDRVLTGKRMLLEQKSRYTVQLVVKNL, from the coding sequence ATGCAGGTATTCAAATTCGGCGGTGCTTCGGTAAAAGATGCCGCCAGTGTTCGTAACGTATCGACTATCATTCGCCGGGAGCCAGCCAGAAAACTTGTCGTGGTGGTATCGGCTATGGGCAAAACAACCAATGCGCTGGAAGAACTTACCTGGGCGTACCTCCGCCGGGACGAAGAAGCGCAGCAGCGGTTCTGGCAGCAGGTCAGGAATTACCACGAAAGCATCATGCAGGAGCTGGCCGCGGGCGAGCAGGGACTGGATTTCGGCTCGGTTTACGACTCGTTTGCGGCGGTCGAGGCCATTCTGGAAGACGAACCGGACGCAAACCCCGACCTGGTGTATGACCAGCTGGTGTCGTTTGGCGAGGTAATTTCGACCCAGATTGTCAATGCCTACCTGAATGCCACCGGACTGGACTCGATCTGGGTAGACGCCCGGCGGCTGATCCGGACGGACAATTCGTTCCGGGAAGGCAATGTGCGGTGGGACCGGACCTGCACTTTCATCGAGCAGACGCTGCTCGATCTGCTGCACGGCAGTGTCGTCATCACGCAGGGCTTTGTCGGCGGCACCACCCACGGCGAAACGACCACGCTGGGCCGGGAAGGCTCTGATTACTCGGCCGCCATCTTCGCCCACTGCCTCAATGCTAAAGGCGTGACCATCTGGAAGGACGTTCCGGGCGTACTGAACGCCGATCCCAAGTGGTTTGATGAAACGGTGCTGATCGAGCAGTTAAGCTACCAGGACGCCATCGAACTGGCGTATTACGGGGCAACGGTCATTCACCCCAAAACCATCAAGCCGCTTCAGAACAAAAATATTCCGCTCTGGGTCCGTTCGTTTGTCAATCCGGACGCCAGAGGAACGGTGATCGGCCCTTTCACGGACCACCTGCGCGTGCCGTCGTTCATTTTCAAAATGGACCAGATGCTGATTTCGCTGCACCCCCGCGACTTCTCGTTTATCGCCGAAGATAACCTGAGCCGGATTTTTGGCGTTTTCGCGGACATGGGCGTACGCATCAACCTGATGCAGAACACGGCTATCAGCTTCTCGGTGTCAATCGACAATAAGCCGGATAAGGTGCCTGCCCTGCTTGAGCGTCTGAAGGAAGACTTCCGGGTGACCTACAACGAAGGTCTTGAACTGATTACGATCCGCTACTACGACGAGGCGACCATCGACCGGGTGCTGACCGGGAAACGGATGCTGCTGGAGCAGAAAAGCCGGTATACGGTGCAGTTGGTGGTGAAGAATCTGTAA
- the dxs gene encoding 1-deoxy-D-xylulose-5-phosphate synthase — MLITPGKLLATINSPDDLRKINRTDLPQVCNELRQFIIDNVSVYGGHFGASLGVVELTVALHYIFNTPDDQLVWDVGHQAYGHKILTGRRDTFHTNRFYHGLSGFPKRKESPYDSFGVGHSSTSISAALGMAVAAQLDGHENRHHIAVIGDGAMTAGLAFEGMNHAGATDTNLLIVLNDNCMSIDPNVGALREYLTDITTSHTYNKVKDEVWNLLGKMSSFGKSAQEIVSKIESGLKASLLKQSNLFESLHLRYFGPIDGHDIDHLTSVLEDLKHIPGPKLLHCVTVKGKGYGPAEKDQTKWHAPGLFDKVTGEIKKKVYEKPQPPKYQDVFGHTLVELAEQNPKIVGVTPAMPSGSSMNIMMKAMPDRAFDVGIAEQHAVTFSAGMATQKQVVFCNIYSTFMQRAYDQVIHDVCIQELPVVFCLDRAGFAGADGPTHHGAYDIAFMRCIPNMIVASPMNEQELRNMMFTAQSEEVQAGKQAFTIRYPRGEGVMPNWRTPLEKIEIGKGRKVRDGREVAILTIGPIGNYAVKACELLEKEGLGPAHYDMRFVKPLDEAMLHEIFSRYSSVVTVEDGCLVGGFGSAVVEFMADQGYSARMKRLGIPDAIVEHGEQIELHRECGFDPEGIARAVRELAYAGGSAVMA, encoded by the coding sequence ATGTTGATCACCCCTGGCAAGTTACTCGCCACGATTAACTCACCGGACGACCTGCGAAAAATTAATCGTACGGACCTGCCGCAAGTTTGCAACGAACTACGACAGTTTATCATTGACAATGTATCGGTCTACGGCGGTCATTTCGGAGCCAGTCTTGGCGTGGTGGAACTGACCGTTGCCCTGCATTATATCTTCAATACGCCCGATGACCAGCTGGTTTGGGACGTAGGCCACCAGGCTTACGGACACAAAATACTGACGGGCCGTCGCGATACTTTTCACACCAACCGGTTTTACCACGGGTTGTCCGGGTTTCCCAAACGCAAGGAAAGTCCGTATGACTCGTTCGGCGTGGGCCACTCCTCCACCTCCATTTCGGCCGCCCTTGGCATGGCCGTGGCTGCGCAGCTGGATGGTCACGAGAACCGCCACCACATCGCCGTGATCGGCGACGGAGCCATGACCGCCGGTCTGGCTTTTGAAGGCATGAACCATGCCGGAGCGACGGACACCAACCTGCTCATTGTCCTCAACGACAACTGCATGTCCATCGACCCGAACGTGGGGGCGCTGCGCGAATACCTGACCGATATTACCACGTCGCATACCTACAACAAGGTGAAGGATGAGGTCTGGAACCTGCTCGGCAAAATGAGCTCCTTCGGGAAGTCGGCGCAGGAGATCGTTTCCAAGATCGAATCCGGGCTGAAAGCGTCGCTGCTGAAGCAGAGCAACCTCTTCGAGTCGCTGCACCTGCGGTATTTTGGTCCGATCGACGGTCACGACATCGACCACCTGACCAGCGTTCTGGAAGACCTCAAACATATTCCCGGCCCGAAACTGCTCCATTGCGTGACGGTAAAAGGCAAAGGGTACGGCCCCGCCGAAAAAGACCAGACCAAATGGCACGCGCCGGGTCTGTTCGACAAAGTGACGGGCGAAATCAAAAAGAAAGTCTACGAAAAGCCGCAGCCGCCCAAATATCAGGACGTGTTTGGCCATACGCTGGTGGAACTGGCCGAGCAGAACCCGAAGATTGTCGGGGTGACGCCCGCCATGCCGTCCGGCTCGTCCATGAACATCATGATGAAAGCCATGCCGGACCGGGCTTTCGACGTAGGCATCGCCGAACAGCATGCCGTGACGTTTTCGGCGGGTATGGCAACGCAGAAGCAGGTCGTTTTCTGCAACATCTACTCAACGTTCATGCAGCGGGCTTACGACCAGGTGATTCACGACGTCTGCATTCAGGAACTGCCGGTGGTGTTCTGCCTGGACCGGGCCGGTTTTGCCGGCGCCGATGGCCCGACGCACCACGGAGCCTACGACATCGCCTTCATGCGCTGCATTCCGAACATGATTGTGGCCTCGCCCATGAACGAGCAGGAACTGCGCAACATGATGTTTACGGCCCAGTCGGAGGAGGTGCAGGCGGGTAAGCAGGCCTTTACCATTCGGTATCCCCGCGGTGAGGGGGTCATGCCGAACTGGCGCACACCGCTCGAAAAAATTGAAATTGGCAAAGGCCGCAAGGTGCGGGATGGCCGGGAGGTCGCCATTCTGACCATCGGGCCAATCGGCAACTACGCCGTTAAAGCCTGCGAACTGCTCGAAAAGGAGGGGCTTGGCCCGGCGCATTACGACATGCGGTTTGTCAAGCCGCTGGACGAAGCCATGCTGCACGAAATCTTCAGCCGGTACTCCAGCGTGGTGACGGTGGAAGATGGCTGTCTGGTGGGCGGTTTCGGCAGTGCCGTGGTGGAGTTTATGGCCGATCAGGGGTACAGCGCCCGCATGAAGCGCCTGGGTATTCCCGACGCCATCGTGGAACATGGCGAACAGATCGAACTGCACCGCGAGTGCGGTTTTGACCCCGAAGGCATCGCCCGGGCGGTCCGCGAACTGGCGTATGCCGGCGGCTCGGCCGTTATGGCATAA
- a CDS encoding rhomboid family intramembrane serine protease: protein MSGLFDDFRSEFNKPNNTLVQLILINTIIFLLLLVLQVVTTLSQTSGVYNLVLNQFQLSAYLPEFVQKPWTLITYYFTHVDVFHILFNMLFLYWFGRLVDEYLGSRRLVALYMLGGLIGGLAYMGIYNLMPYFQAKVAGSGMIGASAATFAVAVGASTLLPNYTFHLLFFGPVRIKYITFFYIVLSLARSIGPNAGGELSHLGGALLGFVFIKLLQNGTDIGQPLYWIMDTWQGLFRKKPPVRVTQRQRSGASAHAATYTSAAASTTASVPDQDEIDAILDKISRSGYESLTREEKQKLFRASQRN from the coding sequence ATGAGCGGCCTGTTCGATGATTTCCGGAGCGAATTCAATAAGCCCAACAACACGTTGGTGCAGCTGATATTAATCAATACGATCATTTTCCTGCTGCTCCTGGTATTGCAGGTGGTCACTACGCTGTCGCAAACATCGGGAGTTTATAACCTGGTGTTGAACCAGTTTCAACTGTCGGCTTATCTGCCGGAGTTCGTTCAGAAGCCCTGGACCCTGATTACGTACTACTTCACGCATGTGGACGTGTTTCATATCCTGTTCAACATGCTGTTTCTGTACTGGTTTGGCCGGCTGGTAGACGAATACCTCGGCAGTCGGCGGCTGGTAGCGCTGTACATGCTGGGCGGTCTGATCGGCGGGCTGGCTTACATGGGCATCTACAACCTGATGCCGTACTTCCAGGCCAAGGTGGCGGGGTCCGGTATGATCGGTGCTTCGGCCGCAACCTTCGCCGTGGCCGTCGGCGCTTCCACTCTTCTGCCCAACTACACGTTCCACCTGCTTTTCTTCGGACCGGTCCGGATCAAATACATCACGTTTTTCTACATCGTTCTGTCGCTCGCCCGGTCGATCGGGCCGAATGCCGGGGGTGAGCTTTCCCACCTGGGAGGCGCCCTGCTCGGATTCGTATTCATCAAGCTGCTGCAGAACGGAACCGATATCGGCCAGCCGCTGTACTGGATCATGGATACCTGGCAGGGACTTTTCCGGAAAAAGCCGCCCGTCCGGGTGACACAACGGCAGCGCAGCGGGGCCAGCGCCCACGCCGCCACGTATACTTCGGCAGCCGCATCGACCACTGCTTCCGTTCCGGATCAGGACGAAATTGATGCAATCTTGGACAAAATCTCGCGTTCGGGATACGAAAGCCTGACCCGTGAAGAAAAGCAGAAACTTTTCCGGGCGAGCCAGCGAAACTGA
- a CDS encoding rhomboid family intramembrane serine protease yields the protein MLTPVVRTILLLNIGLFFVSAAGISLIDTFGLHSFLSPLFKPHQLVTHMFLHAGFGHIFSNMLGLFFFGPRLEEVWGSKRFTIFYFFTGIGAGLLFSLVNYYEMSQVRDALAIVQENLAPDVVINYLDRFAPDLFVRYESLLTAYEQNPGSGELGRNVLNLVNSSYQEQVNVPMVGASGAIFGILMAFGLLFPNTELFLLFPPIPIKAKYLVAFYGAYEIYSGVYKAHDSNVAHFAHIGGMLFAYLLVRYWGTQRNKFY from the coding sequence ATGCTTACGCCGGTCGTCAGGACGATTCTGCTGTTGAATATCGGCCTGTTTTTTGTTTCAGCTGCGGGAATCAGCCTGATCGACACCTTTGGCCTGCACTCTTTTCTGTCTCCGCTGTTCAAGCCCCATCAGTTAGTGACGCACATGTTTCTGCATGCTGGGTTTGGGCACATATTCAGTAATATGCTCGGGCTGTTTTTCTTCGGTCCAAGGCTGGAGGAGGTTTGGGGAAGCAAGCGGTTTACGATTTTTTACTTTTTTACGGGAATCGGAGCCGGGTTACTTTTTTCGCTGGTTAACTACTACGAAATGAGTCAGGTACGCGATGCGCTGGCCATTGTGCAGGAAAATCTGGCGCCCGATGTGGTCATTAATTACCTCGACCGCTTCGCGCCGGACCTGTTTGTTCGGTACGAATCGCTGCTCACTGCCTATGAGCAAAACCCCGGTAGCGGGGAGTTGGGAAGAAATGTTTTAAATCTTGTAAACAGCAGCTATCAAGAGCAAGTTAATGTACCAATGGTAGGAGCCTCGGGGGCAATTTTCGGGATACTCATGGCGTTTGGATTATTATTTCCAAATACCGAACTTTTCCTGTTGTTTCCGCCGATTCCCATCAAGGCTAAATACCTGGTTGCGTTCTATGGTGCATATGAGATTTACTCAGGCGTATACAAAGCACACGACTCCAATGTGGCCCACTTCGCCCATATCGGAGGAATGCTCTTTGCCTACCTGCTTGTCCGGTATTGGGGTACACAACGAAATAAATTTTATTAG